One Thermodesulfobacteriota bacterium DNA window includes the following coding sequences:
- the pstA gene encoding phosphate ABC transporter permease PstA — protein sequence MDPIAPGTQERRTKSRSALVAQGNPLVWLTGGCLAAALAMILGLLGLVVYQGGGTFWPVPLVHFELADGSVRLGEITRTDTYRPSAAVLETLPEGAQASARRLLQEQEGEATRWLLRTGNFELTGEHFHWVSDFAAASESRPEWAMVFERQEWGRFYGIPRAFLVDGQAEAEGPEAAWAAFREHHREARDRWRERRRLEIEDLGVVNHRLEAERLKLRQARLDLAKVKSEQGPGSEGLRRAEAALSALQTAYAAAEAEGTRLYQAIRTEIGRLNAANDRYALLVVTGDGQEKVLKLADVVRAYPANRLSLTEKAGIYLSRWGEFLFHDPREANTEGGVFPAIFGTVVMTLLMSVAVVPFGVLAALYLREYAKAGKLVSVIRIAINNLAGVPSIVFGVFGLGFFCYLMGGSIDQLFFEARLPSPTFGTGGILWASLTLALLTLPVVIVATEEALAAVPSSMREGSYACGASKWQTIRRIVLPRALPGILTGTILAMA from the coding sequence CCGGACCAAGTCCCGGTCGGCCCTGGTGGCCCAAGGCAATCCCCTGGTGTGGCTCACGGGGGGGTGCCTCGCCGCGGCCCTGGCCATGATCCTGGGGCTCCTGGGGCTCGTGGTCTACCAGGGGGGTGGCACCTTCTGGCCCGTGCCGCTGGTGCACTTCGAGCTCGCGGACGGTAGCGTTCGCCTCGGCGAGATCACCCGCACCGACACCTACCGGCCCAGCGCGGCCGTTCTGGAGACCCTCCCCGAGGGTGCGCAGGCGAGCGCCCGGCGCCTCCTCCAAGAGCAGGAAGGGGAGGCCACCCGGTGGCTCCTGCGCACGGGCAACTTCGAGCTCACGGGAGAGCACTTCCACTGGGTGAGCGACTTCGCGGCCGCCTCGGAGAGCCGACCCGAGTGGGCCATGGTCTTCGAGCGCCAGGAATGGGGCCGGTTCTACGGCATCCCCCGGGCCTTCCTGGTGGACGGCCAGGCCGAAGCCGAGGGCCCGGAGGCCGCCTGGGCCGCCTTTCGGGAGCACCACCGGGAGGCGCGGGACCGCTGGCGGGAGCGTCGGCGGCTCGAGATCGAGGACCTCGGGGTGGTCAATCACCGCCTGGAGGCCGAGCGGTTGAAGCTGCGCCAGGCTCGGCTGGACCTGGCCAAGGTCAAGAGCGAGCAGGGCCCGGGCTCCGAGGGGCTGCGCCGGGCCGAGGCGGCCCTGAGCGCCCTCCAGACCGCCTACGCTGCTGCCGAGGCCGAGGGCACCCGCCTCTACCAGGCGATCCGGACGGAGATCGGGCGGCTCAACGCCGCAAACGACCGTTACGCGCTCCTGGTGGTCACCGGCGACGGCCAGGAGAAGGTCCTCAAGCTCGCCGACGTGGTGCGCGCCTACCCGGCCAACCGCCTCTCGCTGACCGAGAAGGCGGGGATCTACCTCTCCCGGTGGGGAGAGTTCCTGTTCCACGACCCGCGGGAGGCCAATACCGAGGGGGGGGTGTTCCCGGCCATCTTCGGCACCGTGGTGATGACGCTCCTCATGTCGGTGGCGGTGGTGCCCTTCGGCGTGCTCGCCGCCCTGTACCTGCGGGAGTACGCCAAGGCCGGCAAGCTCGTGAGCGTCATCCGCATCGCCATCAACAACCTGGCCGGGGTGCCGAGCATCGTCTTCGGGGTCTTTGGCCTGGGGTTCTTCTGCTACCTGATGGGGGGGTCCATCGACCAGCTCTTCTTCGAGGCCCGGCTTCCGAGCCCCACCTTCGGCACCGGCGGCATCCTGTGGGCCTCGCTCACCCTGGCGCTGCTCACCCTCCCGGTGGTCATCGTGGCCACCGAGGAGGCCCTGGCCGCCGTGCCGAGCTCCATGCGCGAGGGCTCCTACGCCTGCGGGGCCAGCAAGTGGCAGACCATCCGGCGCATCGTCCTTCCCCGGGCGCTCCCGGGGATCCTCACGGGCACCATCCTGGCCATGGCC